From the genome of Symphalangus syndactylus isolate Jambi chromosome 5, NHGRI_mSymSyn1-v2.1_pri, whole genome shotgun sequence, one region includes:
- the LOC134736783 gene encoding histidine-rich glycoprotein-like, with the protein MTEIWSVSEKLCNNYCRNLFLMFPDTWGKLVWKIDVHMLRETVTRNTHTVHTTPCAHANTPHTQTPHKQHTLHHVHTHTHNPLTLHTHTTHTPHPLNMPHHVHMHTPHTDTIHTAHMPHRHQTHCTPHHVHTHTPHTNTTQHTMCTHTHHTDTTPHAHTPHTQTPHTAHPTLCTHTPHTQTPHTTHTTPCVHTHHTHCTHTPCAHAHTPPTPHTTHTTPCAHAHTPHTQTPHTLHTRHHYTRTHTPHTDTTHCTHHTMCTCTHTPHTDTTHTAHTTPLHTHTQPTHTAHPTACAHAHTTHTNLLHTHHTQHHTHTTHITHPTLPKHCTRTYSTTHIEQTHTSHTYTTHTVHTPHTPHTYTTHILHTHQAHIKHYTAHTAPYTHKMHTSHTPHALHTHISHTHHT; encoded by the coding sequence ATGACAGAAATTTGGTCCGTCTCAGAAAAGTTGTGTAACAATTATTGCAGAAACTTGTTTCTCATGTTCCCAGACACATGGGGAAAGCTGGTCTGGAAGATTGATGTCCACATGCTAAGAGAAACAGTCACTCGTAACACACACACTGTACACACCACACCATGTGCACATGcaaacacaccccacacacagacaccacacaaaCAGCACACACTACACcatgtgcacacgcacacacacaaccccctgacactgcacacacacaccacacacacaccacacccactgAACATGCCACaccatgtgcacatgcacacaccccacaCAGACACCATACACACTGCACACATGCCACACAGACACCAGACACACTGCACACCACACcatgtgcacacgcacacaccccacacaaacaccacacaacacaccatgtgcacacacacacaccacacagacaccacaccacatgcacacacaccacacacacagacaccacacactgCACACCCCACactgtgtacacacacaccccacacacagacaccacacaccacacacaccactccatgtgtgcacacacaccacacacactgcacacatacaccatgtgcacatgcacatacaccccccacaccacacactacacacaccacaccatgtgcacatgcacacacaccccacacacagacaccacacacactgcacacacgaCACcattacacacgcacacacaccccacacacagacaccacacactgcacacaccacaccatgtgcacatgcacacacaccccacacacagacaccacacacactgcacacacgaCACcattacacacgcacacacagcccacacacactgcacaccccACAGcatgtgcacacgcacacaccacacacacgaacctactacacacacaccacacacaacaccacacacacaccacacacatcacacaccccACACTCCCCAAACACTGCACACGTACATATAGCACCACACACATAGAgcaaacacacacatcacatacatacaccacacacactgtgcacacaccacacacaccacacacatacaccacacacattcTACACACACATCAAGCACACATCAAACACTACACTGCACACACAgcaccatacacacacaaaatgcacACGTCACATACACCACAtgcactgcacacacacatatcacacacacaccacacatag